GCACGTGGACCGCGTGGGGCGGCATCGGCATCCTCCTCGGCCCGCTGCTCGGCGGCCAGATCGTCGACAGCGCGGACTGGCGCGTCGTCTTCGCGATCAACATCCCGCTCGTGCTCGGGACGCTCGCGCTCGCCTCGACCTACGTCCCCGCCGGCGAGCCGCGGACCGCGGGCCAGGACCGCCCGCACGTCGACGTCACCGGCGCCGCGCTCTGCGCGGTGGGCCTCGCCGGCGCCACCTTCGCGCTCATCGAGCAGCCGATGCTGGGCTGGTCGAGCCCCGCCGTCTGGGGTCCCGGTCTCGGCGGCCTGGCCGTCTTCGCCGCCTTCCTGCGCTTCGAGGCGCGCACGCCCCACCCGATGCTGCCGCTCGGCCTCTTCGGGCGCAGCAACTTCCGCTGGGGCAACCTCGAGACGCTGTTCATGTACGGCGGCATCGCCGTCATGGGCTTCTTCCTCGGCCTGTTCCTCCAGCAGGCGGCCGGCTGGTCGGCGCTCGAGGCCGGGACGACGATGCTCGTCCCGACGACGGTGATGTTCGTCCTCTCGCGGCGCTTCGGCGCGCTGGCCGACCGCCTCGGCCCGCGGGCGTTCATGGCGGCCGGCCCGCTGCTCAGCGCGGGCGGCCTGCTGCTGCTCCTGCGCCTGGACGCGACCGTCGCCTTCGCCACCGACGTCCTGCCCGCGCTCCTGCTCTTCGCGATCGGCCTGGCGGTCTCCGTCGCGCCGCTCACCGCGACGGTCCTCGCCGACGCCGACGAGCACAACGCGGGCATCGCCTCCGCGGTCAACAACGCGGTCGCCCGGACGGCCGGCCTGCTCGCGACCGCCGCCGTCGGGGCCGCGCTGTCGGCGTCCTTCGCGGCGGAGGTCGACGACCGCCTGGGCGACCGTCCCCTGAGCCCGCCGGCCGCCGCCCGGGTCGACGCCGCCAAGGACCGCGCGCTGGGCGTCGCCGACGGCGCGGGCGTCCCGCCCGCGGTCACGGAGGCCACCCGCGACGCCGCCGTCTCGACCTTCCACCTCGCGATGGGCATCGGCGCGGCGCTCATGGCCGCCGGCGGCCTCCTCGGGCTGGCCGGCATCCGCAACCCGCGGCCCGAGGACGGCTGCCGCGACGTCCACGCCGAGGACTGCGCGGGCGGCCAGCTCGCCGGCCAGCCGCAGGACGTCGCGCAGGGCGGTCCGCAGCCCGCCGCGGTCCCGGCCTGACGTCGGCCCGTCCTCGTAGCCTGCGCGGGCCCATGACCGAGCCGGGTCCCGCAGAGCGCATCGCCGAGCTGGCGGAGCTCCTCCGCCACCACCGCGACCTCTACTACCGCGGCGTCCCCGAGCTGCCCGACGCCGACTACGACGCGCTGGAGGACGAGCTGCGCGCGCTCGTCGCCAAGCACCCGGACCTCGCGCCGCCCGACAGCCCGCTGGCGACGCCGGGAGCGCCGGCCAAGCTCGAGGGCCAGACCATCCGCCACCAGCAGCGGATGCTCTCGCTCGACAAGGCCAACCAGCCCGAGCAGGTCGCGACGTTCATGGGCCGCTTCCCCGGCCAGCGCTTCCGCGTGACGCCCAAGCTCGACGGGCTCTCGCTCTCCCTCGTCTACGAGGACGGGGCGCTCGCCTACGCCGCCACCCGCGGCGACGGCACGATCGGCGAGCTCGTCACCCACGCGATCAAGCACGTGGTGCCCGAGCTGCCGCTCGAGGTCCCCGCCCAGGGACGGGTGGAGGTGCGCGGCGAGGCGGTCATGCTGCGCTCGACCTTCGCCGCCTACAACGAGGCCCACCCGGACCGGCCGCTGGTGAACCCGCGCAACGGCGCCGCCGGGACGCTGCGCCACAAGGACCCCGAGGCGTGCGCGCGCGACGGGCGCGTCCTGACCTTCATCGGCTTCGACCTCCTCGGCGGCCTCGAGGACCGGCCGTTCGACGAGGCGCTGCGCGAGCTGGGCTTCACCGCGCCCGAGGCCGATGACGTCGACGACGCCGACGGCGCCATCGCGGCGGTCACCCGCATCGGCGAGCAGCGCCCGCAGCTGGACTTCGACATCGACGGCGCCGTCATCCGCCTGGCCAGTCGCGCGGCGTTCGAGGCCGCCGGCGCGACGAGCAGCGCGCCCCGCGGCGCCCTGGCGTTCAAGTTCCCCGCCGAGGAGCGCTCCACCACCCTCAAGGCCGTCACCTGGCAGGTCGGCAAGATCGGTCGCGTCGCGCCCGTCGCCGAGCTCGAGCCGGTCTTCGTCGGCGGCACGACGATCAGCCGCGCGACGCTGCACAACCCGGCCATGATCGCCGCGCGCGACATCCGCGTCGGCGACCGCGTCGTCGTGCGCCGCGCCGGCGACGTCATCCCGTTCATCGCCGCCTCGATCGAGAGCGAGCGCACAGGCGACGAGACGGAGATCGCGGTCCCCGAGCACTGCCCGTCCTGCGGGACGCCGCTCGTGGTCAAGGGCGAGGGCCAGGAGCGCTGGTGCGAGAACCTCACGTGCCCGGCCCAGGGCGTCCGGCGGCTCATCCACGCGACGTCGCGCCCCGCGTTCGACATGGAGGCGGTCGGCCCGACGTGGACCGAGCGCCTGGCCGAGGACGGCCTGCTCACCCGCATCTCGGACTTCTTCCGCCTCACGAAGGACCAGCTGCTGGCCTACGACGGCATGGGCGAGGTGAGCGCGACGCGGATGCTCGAGTCGATCGCCTCCTCCAAGGGCGTCGGCCTGCGGCGGGCGTTCATCGCCCTCGCCGTGCCGATGGCCGCCGGCGGCGTCGCCCAGCGCCTGTGCCAGCACGGCTTCGCCCGCCTCGAGGACGTCGCCGAGGCCAGCGAGGAGGAGCTCCAGCAGGTGGATGACGTCGGGCCGAAGGTCGCCGCGTCGGTCCACGCGTTCTTCGCCCGCGAGGAGGTCCGCCGGGAGCTCGCCGACCTGCGCGAGCTCGGCGTCGACCTCGACGTCGCCGAGGAGGACAGGCCCGTCGACGTCGCGGAGGCCGCCGAGACGCCGCTCAAGGGCGCGACGGTCGTCGTCACGGGGGCGATCAGCCACCACGCCAACGGCGCGACGGTCACCCGGCCGGACTTCACGAAGCTCCTGGAACGCGCGGGCGCCACCGCCGCCAGCTCGGTCAGCGGCAACACCGACATGCTCATCACCGGCGCGAACGTCGGGGCGAGCAAGACGGCCAAGGCCGAGAAGCTCGGCGTGCAGGTCGTCGACCAGGAGCAGGCCTGGCGCTGGCTGGTGGACGCCGGGCTGGCCTAGCCGGTTCGGACCCGGCGCGTTCTCGACCCGTTCACGGCACCGTCACCGCCCGGTCACGCGGGCCGGCCCCCGCGGCGGTGAGCTGCGCCCATGGAGGTCATCGCCCACCGCGGCGCCTCCGCGCACCGCGCCGAGCACACCGCCGAGGCCTTCGACCTGGCGGTCGCCCAGGGCGCGGACGTGGTCGAGCTCGACCTGCGCGCGACGGCCTGCGGCGAGCCGGTCTGCCTGCACGACCCGACGCTCGCGCGCACCCACGGCGACCCGCGGGCGATCGCCGCGACACGCCTCGACGAGCTCGACGCCGCGACCCGCCCGCTCACCCTCGCCCAGGTCCTGTGGCGCTACGGGCAGCGCACCCGGCTGCTGCTGGAGCTCAAGGCGCCCGGGGCCCCGGTGGTGGCGACCGTCGAGCGCGTCCGTGCCGCCGGGGTCGCCGACCGCGTCGTCCTGCAGTCCTTCGACGCGGACGCCCTGCGCCGCGCCCGCCGCCTCGCACCGGAGCTGCCGGCCGCCCTCCTCACCGCCCGCCGTCCGACGGGCGCCGACCTGGACCGCGCCGCCGCCGAGGGGCTGCAGGGCGTCGGCGTCCCGCAGGAGACGGTGGACGCCGACCTCGTCGCCGCGGTCCACCGGCGGGGCCTGGTGCTGCGGGCGTACACCGCCAACACGCCGCGGCGCCTGCGCGAGCTGGCCGACCTCGGCGTCGACGGCCTGATCACCGACGCCCCCGACCGCGCCCGCGCCGTCGTCGACGCGCGCCGCCGCGCCGCCGCCTAGCGCGCGCCGCGCTCGCGGGCCAGCGCGAGCGCCCGGTCGAGGACCCGGCGCGTGGCGCCGCCGTCCTCGAGGCCGCAGAAGCGCTCGTGGAAGGCACGCCGGCGCTCGGCGTAACGCGCGTGCAGCCCGTCGAGGTCGCCCAGCGCCCGCACCAGCTCGCCGGTCGTGCGCACGAGCGGCCCGGGGGCGATCGGCTCGAGCTCGAAGTAGAAGCCGCGCAGCCGGTCGGCGTAGTCCTCGAGGTCGTAGACGAAGAACGCCTGCGGCTTGCCGGTCACCCCGAAGTCGAACATCGTCGAGGAGTAGTCCGTCACGAGGACGTCGGCGGCGAGGTAGAGCTCGGCGACCTCCGGGTGCAGCGAGACGTCGAGGACCCGGTCGCCCGACAGGTCGCCCAGGGCGCCGGTGAGCATGTAGTGCAGGCGCAGCAGCAGGACGACGTCGGCGCCCAGGCCGGCCCGGAACCGGTCCACGTCGAGCTCGAGCGACGGGGCGCGCCCGCCCGCCTCGAACACGGCGTCGTCGCGCCACGTCGGGGTGTAGAGGACGGCCGTCGTGCCGTCGGCCAGGCCCAGCTCGCGCCGCACCCGCGCCCGCACCGCGCCGGCCTCGCGGCCGACGAGGACGTCGTTGCGCGGGTAGCCCGTCTCGAGGACCTCGCCCTCGAAGTGGAAGGCCCCGCGCAGGAGCGGCGTGGCGGCGGGGGAGGGGGAGACCAGGAGGTCCCACCGGTCGACGTCGCCCTGCAGGCGCTCGAGCCGGCCCTCGGGCGCCCACAGGACGTCCCAGTGGATGCGCTTGAGCGGCGTCCCGTGCCACGTCTGCAGGTACACCGCCTCCGGGCGCTTGTCCCAGACGCAGTCGGTGTGCGTGTTGGCGACCAGCAGGTCCGCCGCCTCGAGCGCCGCCCGGCCCTCCGGGGTGCCCCACGGCACCGTGGCGACGTCCTCCGGGAACCCCGTCCCGTGGCGGGGGTCGGCGAGCCAGACGACCTCGTGCTCGGCCGCCGCGCCGTCCCGGACGAGCGCCTCGTACAGGGCGCGGGGGTTGTCGCTGTAGCGGCCCTCGAAGCTGTGGAACGCGATGCGCATCGGGCGGCGCACCGTACCCGTCCCGACGCCGGTTCAACGGCGGCGTGCCGGGCAAGTGAAGAACCCGTGAACTTCGCCCCGTCTCCCCGCCCCGTCCACGTCGTCGTCCTGGCCGCCGGCCGGGGCAGTCGCCTGGGGGCCCTGGGAGACGCCACGCCCAAGTGGCTGCTCGAGGTCGGAGGCCGCACCCTGGCCGACCGCCACCTCGAGGCGTTCGCCGCCGCCGGCGGCGCGGTCGCGTCGGTCCGCGTCGTCACGGGACATGCGGCGACGGCGATCATCCACGAGCTGGCCGACTCGCCGCAGGTCGACGAGGTCGTCCACAACCCGCAGTACGCCACCCGCAACAACTGGTGGTCGCTGCTCCTCGCGCTGCGCCGGCTCCCGGCCGGCGAGCCCGTCGCCGTGGTCAACGCCGACCTGCTCGCCGACCCTGACGCGGTGGCGTCGTTCCTCGTCGCCGCGGCCAACGGCCCGGCCGAGGGCCTGCTCGCCGTCGACCTCCAGCGCCTGCTGACCGACGAGTCCATGAAGGTCCAGCTCGACGACGGCGGCGCGCTGTCGCGCATCGGCAAGGTCGGCATCGCCGCGCCGGTGGGGGAGTACGTCGGCCTGCTCATGGCGCGCGGCCGGGTGCTCACCGCCCTGCGCGCCGCGCTCGAGCGCTTCGCCGACTGCCCCGCGTCGTTCGACGAGTGGTACGAGGGCGCCGTCGGCGCCACCGCCGCCACGGGGCACCGCTGGGAGGTCTGGCCCATGCCGAGCTCCGGCTGGGTCGAGATCGACGACGACGCCGACCTCGACCTGGCCAGGACGGTCGCCGCGGGAGCACCCGCATGACCGGGCGCGGGCCTCGCGCCGTCGAGATCCCGCGGCTCCTGCACGTCGGCACCGGCTCGCTGCGCCAGGTCGCGGCGCTCCTGGACGAGCACCGCTTCGACCTCGGCCTCGTGCTGGTCGGCAGCGGACGTGGGCCCTCACGCGCGCTGGCGGAGGCCGTGGTGCAGGAGCTCGAGGCGGCCGGCGTCAGCGTCGTGCACCGCGCCGGCCTCGCCGGACGGCTCGACCAGGCGGCCGCCCTGGCCGGCGAGGTCATCGAGCGGGGCGTCACCTGCGCGGTGGCCGTCGGCGGGGGGCGGGTGATCGACACCGTCAAGCTCGCCGCCGCGCGCACCGGCGTGGACTTCGTCTCGGTCCCGACGGCCATCTCCAACGACGGCATCTCGTCGCCGGTCGCCTCGCTGGTGGGCCGGGACGGCGCCCGCGCCAGCCACGCGGCCCGGATGCCGTGCGGCATCGTCATGGACGTCGGCGCCATCGCCAGCG
The DNA window shown above is from Conexibacter sp. SYSU D00693 and carries:
- a CDS encoding glycerophosphodiester phosphodiesterase; the protein is MEVIAHRGASAHRAEHTAEAFDLAVAQGADVVELDLRATACGEPVCLHDPTLARTHGDPRAIAATRLDELDAATRPLTLAQVLWRYGQRTRLLLELKAPGAPVVATVERVRAAGVADRVVLQSFDADALRRARRLAPELPAALLTARRPTGADLDRAAAEGLQGVGVPQETVDADLVAAVHRRGLVLRAYTANTPRRLRELADLGVDGLITDAPDRARAVVDARRRAAA
- the ligA gene encoding NAD-dependent DNA ligase LigA, with the protein product MTEPGPAERIAELAELLRHHRDLYYRGVPELPDADYDALEDELRALVAKHPDLAPPDSPLATPGAPAKLEGQTIRHQQRMLSLDKANQPEQVATFMGRFPGQRFRVTPKLDGLSLSLVYEDGALAYAATRGDGTIGELVTHAIKHVVPELPLEVPAQGRVEVRGEAVMLRSTFAAYNEAHPDRPLVNPRNGAAGTLRHKDPEACARDGRVLTFIGFDLLGGLEDRPFDEALRELGFTAPEADDVDDADGAIAAVTRIGEQRPQLDFDIDGAVIRLASRAAFEAAGATSSAPRGALAFKFPAEERSTTLKAVTWQVGKIGRVAPVAELEPVFVGGTTISRATLHNPAMIAARDIRVGDRVVVRRAGDVIPFIAASIESERTGDETEIAVPEHCPSCGTPLVVKGEGQERWCENLTCPAQGVRRLIHATSRPAFDMEAVGPTWTERLAEDGLLTRISDFFRLTKDQLLAYDGMGEVSATRMLESIASSKGVGLRRAFIALAVPMAAGGVAQRLCQHGFARLEDVAEASEEELQQVDDVGPKVAASVHAFFAREEVRRELADLRELGVDLDVAEEDRPVDVAEAAETPLKGATVVVTGAISHHANGATVTRPDFTKLLERAGATAASSVSGNTDMLITGANVGASKTAKAEKLGVQVVDQEQAWRWLVDAGLA
- a CDS encoding MFS transporter; translated protein: MSTKQGALVAAILGSAVVAVDSTVVNVALPAIEDDLGGGLAGQQWVANAYLLTLAALILVSGSLADLFGERRLFVLGVSAFGVTSVLCAVAPSIEVLVAARALQGVSGALLTPASLAILIAVFPPDERGKAIGTWTAWGGIGILLGPLLGGQIVDSADWRVVFAINIPLVLGTLALASTYVPAGEPRTAGQDRPHVDVTGAALCAVGLAGATFALIEQPMLGWSSPAVWGPGLGGLAVFAAFLRFEARTPHPMLPLGLFGRSNFRWGNLETLFMYGGIAVMGFFLGLFLQQAAGWSALEAGTTMLVPTTVMFVLSRRFGALADRLGPRAFMAAGPLLSAGGLLLLLRLDATVAFATDVLPALLLFAIGLAVSVAPLTATVLADADEHNAGIASAVNNAVARTAGLLATAAVGAALSASFAAEVDDRLGDRPLSPPAAARVDAAKDRALGVADGAGVPPAVTEATRDAAVSTFHLAMGIGAALMAAGGLLGLAGIRNPRPEDGCRDVHAEDCAGGQLAGQPQDVAQGGPQPAAVPA
- a CDS encoding CDP-glycerol glycerophosphotransferase family protein, with product MRIAFHSFEGRYSDNPRALYEALVRDGAAAEHEVVWLADPRHGTGFPEDVATVPWGTPEGRAALEAADLLVANTHTDCVWDKRPEAVYLQTWHGTPLKRIHWDVLWAPEGRLERLQGDVDRWDLLVSPSPAATPLLRGAFHFEGEVLETGYPRNDVLVGREAGAVRARVRRELGLADGTTAVLYTPTWRDDAVFEAGGRAPSLELDVDRFRAGLGADVVLLLRLHYMLTGALGDLSGDRVLDVSLHPEVAELYLAADVLVTDYSSTMFDFGVTGKPQAFFVYDLEDYADRLRGFYFELEPIAPGPLVRTTGELVRALGDLDGLHARYAERRRAFHERFCGLEDGGATRRVLDRALALARERGAR
- a CDS encoding NTP transferase domain-containing protein, producing the protein MNFAPSPRPVHVVVLAAGRGSRLGALGDATPKWLLEVGGRTLADRHLEAFAAAGGAVASVRVVTGHAATAIIHELADSPQVDEVVHNPQYATRNNWWSLLLALRRLPAGEPVAVVNADLLADPDAVASFLVAAANGPAEGLLAVDLQRLLTDESMKVQLDDGGALSRIGKVGIAAPVGEYVGLLMARGRVLTALRAALERFADCPASFDEWYEGAVGATAATGHRWEVWPMPSSGWVEIDDDADLDLARTVAAGAPA